In Eubalaena glacialis isolate mEubGla1 chromosome 4, mEubGla1.1.hap2.+ XY, whole genome shotgun sequence, one DNA window encodes the following:
- the LOC133089944 gene encoding cytochrome b-c1 complex subunit 8, with translation MGREFGHLMRMRHVITYSLSPFEQRAFPHYFSKGIPNMLRRTRACILRVAPPFVVFYLVYTWGTQEFEKSKRKNPAAYENDK, from the exons ATGGGCCGCGAGTTTGGGCATCTGATGCGGATGCGGCATGTGATCACCTACAGCTTGTCACCCTTCGAGCAGCGCGCCTTCCCGCACTACTTCAGCAAGGGCATCCCCAACATGCTGCGCCGCACTCGGGCGTGCATCCTTCGCGTCGCGCCGC cattCGTAGTGTTTTATCTTGTCTACACATGGGGAACACAGGAGTTTgagaaatccaagaggaagaaTCCAGCTGCGTATGAAAATGACAAATGA
- the LEAP2 gene encoding liver-expressed antimicrobial peptide 2, with protein sequence MWHLKLFAVLLVCLLLLGQVHGSPISELSSAKRRLRRMTPFWRGVSLRPIGASCRDDSECITRLCRKRHCSLSVAQE encoded by the exons ATGTGGCACCTCAAACTCTTTGCAGTACTCCTGGTCTGCCTGTTGCTGTTAGGCCAG GTACATGGCTCCCCAATATCAGAACTGAGTTCAGCAAAGAGAAGGCTGAGGAGAATGACCCCATTTTGGAGAGGGGTTTCCCTCAGGCCCATTGGAGCCTCCTGTCGGGATGATTCTGAATGTATCACAAGGCTATGCAG aaAAAGACACTGTTCCCTAAGTGTGGCCCAGGAATGA
- the GDF9 gene encoding growth/differentiation factor 9: protein MALPSKFFLCFCCFAWLCFPISLGSQASRGEAQIAASAPLESEAEPRSFLQPLDGRHRPGLLSPLFKVLYDGQTEAPRLQPDDRALHYMKRLYKACATKEGIPKSNRSHLYNTVRLFAPCAQHKQAPGDRVTGTLPSSVDLLFNLDRVTAVEHLLKSVLLYTFNNSVSFPSPVKCVCNLVIKEPEFSSKTLPRVPCSFTFHSQFELRKKYRWIEIDVTALLQPLVASNKRSIHMSVSVTCVKYQLQHPSAQDSPLNMTLLAAPSLLLYLNDTSAQAYHRWYSLHYKTRPSQGPDQKRELSAYPMGEEAAEGVSRHRRDQETVGSELKKPLVPASFNLSEYFKQFLFPQNECELHDFRLSFSQLKWDNWIVAPHKYNPRYCKGDCPRAVGHRYGSPVHTMVQNIIHEKLDSSVPRPSCVPAKYSPLSVLAIEPDGSIAYKEYEDMIATKCTCR, encoded by the exons ATGGCACTTCCCAGCaaattcttcctttgtttttgctGCTTTGCCTGGCTCTGTTTTCCTATTAGCCTTGGTTCTCAGGCTTCTAGGGGAGAAGCTCAGATTGCAGCTAGTGCTCCACTGGAATCTGAGGCTGAGCCTCGGTCCTTTCTGCAGCCTCTAGATGGGAGACACAGACCTggcctcctttcccctctctttaAGGTTCTGTACGATGGGCAAACGGAGGCCCCCAGGCTGCAGCCAGATGACAGAGCTTTGCACTACATGAAGAGGCTCTATAAGGCATGTGCTACCAAGGAGGGGATCCCGAAATCCAACAGAAGTCACCTCTACAACACTGTTCGGCTCTTCGCCCCCTGTGCCCAGCACAAGCAGGCTCCTGGGGACCGGGTGACAG GTACCCTTCCATCATCAGTGGACCTGCTGTTTAACCTGGATCGTGTTACTGCTGTTGAACATTTACTCAAGTCGGTCTTGCTATACACTTTCAACAACTCCgtttcttttccctctcctgTTAAATGTGTGTGCAACCTGGTGATAAAAGAGCCAGAGTTTTCTAGCAAGACTCTCCCAAGAGTTCCATGCTCATTTACCTTTCACTCACAGTTTGAACTtagaaagaaatacagatggaTTGAGATTGATGTGACGGCTCTCCTTCAGCCTCTAGTGGCCTCCAACAAGAGGAGTATTCACATGTCTGTAAGCGTCACGTGTGTGAAATACCAGCTGCAGCATCCTTCAGCGCAGGACAGTCCACTTAACATGACTCTTCTGGCAGCCCCCTCACTGCTTTTATATCTGAATGACACAAGTGCTCAGGCTTATCACAGGTGGTATTCCCTCCACTATAAAACGAGGCCTTCACAGGGTCCTGACCAGAAGAGAGAGCTGTCTGCCTATCCCATGGGAGAAGAGGCTGCTGAGGGTGTGTCCCGTCACCGGAGAGATCAGGAAACCGTCGGCTCTGAATTGAAGAAGCCTCTGGTTCCAGCTTCATTCAATCTGAGTGAATACTTCAAACAGtttctttttccccaaaatgAGTGTGAGCTCCATGACTTTAGACTTAGCTTTAGTCAGCTGAAGTGGGACAACTGGATTGTGGCTCCACACAAATACAACCCTCGATACTGTAAAGGGGACTGTCCCAGGGCGGTCGGACATCGGTATGGCTCTCCGGTTCACACCATGGTGCAGAACATCATCCATGAGAAGCTCGATTCCTCAGTGCCGAGACCATCCTGTGTACCTGCCAAGTACAGCCCTCTGAGTGTTCTGGCAATTGAGCCTGATGGCTCAATCGCTTATAAAGAATATGAAGATATGATAGCCACTAAGTGCACCTGTCGTTAA